One part of the Lotus japonicus ecotype B-129 chromosome 2, LjGifu_v1.2 genome encodes these proteins:
- the LOC130740221 gene encoding disease resistance protein Roq1-like gives MEIQSSSSTPMIWKYDVFVSFRGEDTRNNFTDHLFGALYDKGFVPFKDDTMLRKGKNISTELKQAIEGSQILIVVFSKNYASSTWCLQELVKIADCIEGKRQIVLPVFCDVTPSEVRKQSGNYGKAFLKHEKRFKEDLQIVQRWREALAQVADLSGWDVTNKPQDAQIGEVIKQVTCTLSYKFSTIPDDVVGIQSPLKELEKLLVLDSNGDVRVLGICGMGGLGKSTLATFLYQRISNQFDATCFIDDISKLLREQSAMEAQKQILSQTLNEENLQLSNLPTTTNWIQTRLRHKKALIVLDNVDEVKQLYKLALKHGSLGAGSRIIIISRDEHILREYPVDEVYKVQLLKSQDALQLFCIKAFKCDDVMSDEYIDLTNEVLEYAGRLPLAINVLGSFLFGRDVSEWRSALARLREYPEKDILDVLRVSFNALNDAEKEIFLDISCLFDGYVSNNDKKILDIRGFHPDIGIPVLIDKSLLEVTKFGDFKMHDLLKELGKKIVREKSPKEPRKWSRLWDYKDFHNVMLENQATDTLQAVAIKRRGHKFLETTMRVDALSKMSQLKLLLILEDVNFLGSLNHLSNELGYLHWENYPFKCLPPSFQPYKLVELIMPHSSIKQLWEGTKPLHSLKRMNLSDSRSLIKLPDFTEAPNLESLNLEGCIKLVRINESIGTLRKLVGLNLKDCINLVSIPSSIFHLSSLEGLYLSGCSKLLRNNLLEKQRDAEHLEKLETSESSIQRQSSSSFYRFLKFPIHSRRHEDSVRSLLPYLPRLPCLKWLDLSFCNLVQIPDAIGLLHSLEYLDLEGNHFVTLPCSIKQLSKLRCLNLEHCKELRYLPELPSRSQSERQVGWAILCIFNCPKLCLTKSFYRIVFSWMIQSAKLLMQSSFSSWVPLDAIQIVIPGGEIPRWFSEQNERSDHS, from the exons ATGGAAATCCAAAGCAGCTCTTCAACTCCGATGATATGGAAATATGATGTGTTTGTGAGCTTTAGAGGTGAAGACACAAGAAACAACTTCACTGATCATCTGTTTGGTGCTCTCTATGACAAAGGCTTTGTTCCTTTCAAAGATGACACCATGCTAAGAAAAGGTAAAAATATATCCACTGAGCTTAAACAAGCCATTGAAGGATCACAAATTCTGATTGTGGTCTTCTCAAAAAACTATGCTTCTTCCACATGGTGCTTACAAGAACTGGTAAAAATTGCTGATTGCATTGAAGGAAAGAGGCAGATTGTTCTGCCTGTTTTCTGTGATGTGACTCCATCTGAAGTGCGGAAACAAAGCGGAAATTATGGAAAAGCTTTTCTGAAGCATGAAAAAAGATTCAAAGAAGATTTACAAATTGTTCAAAGATGGAGGGAAGCTCTAGCACAAGTGGCCGATCTCTCTGGATGGGATGTAACAAATAA GCCACAAGATGCACAGATTGGAGAAGTAATTAAACAAGTAACATGCACATTGAGTTACAAGTTTTCAACTATACCGGATGATGTAGTTGGGATACAGTCACCGTTGAAAGAATTAGAAAAACTTCTAGTTTTGGACTCGAATGGTGATGTTCGAGTGCTAGGGATTTGTGGAATGGGTGGACTAGGAAAGTCGACTCTTGCTACTTTTTTGTATCAGAGAATCTCTAACCAATTTGATGCAACCtgttttattgatgatataaGTAAACTTCTTAGGGAGCAGAGTGCAATGGAGGCTCAAAAACAAATTCTTAGTCAAACTCTAAATGAGGAAAATCTTCAGTTGTCAAATCTTCCCACGACAACTAATTGGATACAAACTAGACTACGCCACAAAAAGGCCCTCATAGTTCTTGATAATGTCGATGAAGTGAAACAGCTGTACAAATTGGCTTTGAAACATGGATCTCTAGGTGCTGGAAGTAGAATCATCATAATTTCTAGGGATGAACATATCTTGAGAGAGTATCCAGTGGATGAAGTTTACAAAGTTCAACTCTTGAAAAGTCAAGATGCTCTTCAATTGTTTTGCATAAAAGCTTTCAAATGTGATGATGTAATGAGTGATGAATACATTGACTTGACGAATGAAGTCTTGGAATATGCTGGCCGCTTGCCATTAGCAATAAACGTATTGGGTTCATTTTTGTTTGGTCGAGATGTTTCTGAATGGAGAAGTGCATTGGCTAGACTGAGAGAATATCCAGAAAAGGATATTTTGGATGTGCTTCGAGTAAGTTTTAATGCATTGAATGATGCAGAGAAGGAAATATTTTTAGATATTTCTTGTTTATTTGATGGATATGTATCAAATAATGACAAGAAGATTCTGGATATTCGTGGATTTCATCCAGATATTGGTATACCCGTTCTCATTGATAAATCACTACTCGAAGTTACTAAATTTGGGGATTTTAAAATGCATGACTTGTTGAAAGAGCTGGGCAAGAAAATTGTTCGAGAAAAATCACCAAAAGAGCCAAGAAAGTGGAGCAGGTTATGGGACTACAAGGATTTCCACAATGTTATGTTAGAAAATCAG GCAACAGACACTCTTCAAGCAGTAGCTATTAAACGACGGGGTCACAAGTTTCTAGAAACAACCATGAGGGTTGATGCTTTATCGAAAATGAGCCAACTTAAGCTGCTGCTAATTCTTGAGGATGTGAACTTTTTAGGAAGTCTCAATCATCTTTCAAATGAATTAGGATACCTTCATTGGGAAAATTATCCTTTCAAGTGTTTGCCACCAAGTTTTCAACCATATAAACTTGTTGAATTGATCATGCCTCATAGTAGCATCAAACAATTGTGGGAAGGCACAAAG CCTCTACACAGTTTAAAACGTATGAATCTCTCTGACTCCAGAAGTCTTATTAAGCTACCGGATTTTACGGAGGCCCCAAATCTTGAGTCCCTGAATCTTGAAGGATGCATAAAACTTGTGCGGATCAATGAGTCCATTGGCACCCTAAGAAAGCTTGTCGGTTTGAACTTGAAGGATTGTATAAATCTAGTCAGCATTCCCAGTAGCATTTTTCATCTCAGTTCTCTTGAAGGTCTATATCTTTCTGGCTGCTCAAAATTACTTAGGAATAATCTGTTAGAGAAACAGAGGGATGCAGAACACTTGGAGAAGCTTGAAACAAGTGAAAGTAGTATCCAACGACAGTCATCTTCATCCTTCTACAGATTTCTAAAGTTCCCCATCCATTCTCGGAGACATGAAGATTCAGTTCGTTCATTGCTGCCTTATTTGCCTCGTTTACCATGTTTGAAATGGCTTGACCTAAGCTTCTGCAATCTTGTTCAGATCCCTGATGCTATTGGGTTGTTACACTCTTTAGAATACCTAGATTTGGAGGGAAACCATTTTGTTACACTACCTTGTAGCATTAAACAACTTTCAAAACTTAGATGTTTGAACTTGGAGCATTGTAAGGAGTTGAGATATTTGCCTGAGCTCCCATCAAGAAGTCAGAGCGAGAGACAGGTCGGTTGGGCAATATTGTGTATTTTCAACTGCCCCAAATTATGTCTGACAAAGAGCTTTTATAGAATCGTTTTTTCTTGGATGATCCAATCTGCTAAG CTGCTCATGCAATCCTCTTTCTCCTCCTGGGTTCCATTGGATGCAATTCAAATTGTTATTCCTGGAGGTGAAATTCCAAGGTGGTTCAGCGAGCAAAAT GAAAGATCTGATCACAGTTGA
- the LOC130740222 gene encoding disease resistance protein RUN1-like isoform X2, which yields MEIQSSSSTPMIWKYDVFVSFRGEDTRNNFTDHLFGALYGKGFVTFKDDTMLRKGKNISTELIQAIEGSQILIVVFSKYYASSTWCLQELAKIADCIEGKRQTVLPVFCDVTPSEVRKQSGNYGEAFLKHEERFKEDLQMVQRWRKALAQVADLSGWDVTNKPQDAQIGEVIKQVTDTLSHKFSTIPDDVVGIQSPLKELEKLLVLDSNGDVRVLGICGMGGLGKSTLATFLYQRISNQFDATCFIDDISKLLREQSAMEAQKQILSQTLNEENLQLYNLPMTTNLMQTRLCHKKALIVLYNVDEVKQLYKLALKRGSLGAGSRIIIISRDEHILREYPVDEVYKVQLLKSQDALQLFCRKAFKCDDVMSDEYIDLANEVLEYAGRLPLAINVLGSFLFGRNVDEWRSALARLREYPEKDVMDVLRISFDALKDTEKEIFLDISCFFNKKSREYVKEVLDFRGFFPEIGIKVLIDKSLLVVDDHEIFKMHDLLKELGKNIVREKFPEEPWKWSRLWDYKNFHKVMLENKTTETLQAIVIEQSWKHKFLDTTMKADTLSKMSHLKLLIFKDENVNFLGSLNHLSNELGYLHLKNYPFKCLPPSFQPDKLVELIMPRSSIKQLWEGTKPLHSLKRMNLSDSRSLIKLPDFTEAPNLESLNLEGCIKLVRINESIGTLRKLVGLNLKDCINLVSIPSSIFHLSSLEGLYLSGCSKLLRNNLLEKQRDAEHLEEKVEINEGSIQRKPSSSFYRFLKFPIHSRRHEDSVRSLLPYLPRFPCLKWLDLSFCNLVQIPDAIGLLHSLEVLILDGNHFVTLPCSIKQLSKLRWLNLEHCKELRYLPELPSRSQSERQVDWARLYIFNCPKLCLTKSFYRIVFSWMIQSAKGEIVIPGGEIPRWFSEQNERSDHS from the exons ATGGAAATCCAAAGCAGCTCTTCAACTCCGATGATATGGAAATATGATGTGTTTGTGAGCTTTAGAGGTGAAGACACAAGAAACAACTTCACTGATCATCTTTTTGGTGCTCTCTATGGAAAAGGCTTTGTTACTTTCAAAGATGACACCATGCTAAGAAAAGGTAAAAATATATCCACTGAGCTTATACAAGCAATTGAAGGATCACAAATTCTGATTGTGGTCTTCTCAAAATACTATGCTTCTTCCACATGGTGCTTGCAAGAACTGGCAAAAATTGCTGATTGCATTGAAGGAAAGAGGCAGACTGTTCTGCCTGTTTTCTGTGATGTGACTCCATCTGAGGTGCGGAAACAAAGCGGAAATTATGGAGAAGCTTTTCTGAAGCATGAAGAAAGATTCAAAGAAGATTTACAAATGGTTCAAAGATGGAGGAAAGCTCTAGCACAAGTGGCCGATCTCTCTGGATGGGATGTAACAAATAA GCCACAAGATGCACAGATTGGAGAAGTAATTAAACAAGTAACAGACACATTGAGTCACAAGTTTTCAACTATACCGGATGATGTAGTTGGGATACAGTCACCATTGAAAGAATTAGAAAAACTTCTGGTTTTGGACTCAAATGGTGATGTTCGAGTGCTAGGGATTTGTGGAATGGGTGGACTAGGAAAGTCGACTCTTGCTACTTTTTTGTATCAGAGAATCTCTAACCAATTTGATGCGACCtgttttattgatgatataaGTAAACTTCTTAGGGAGCAGAGTGCAATGGAGGCTCAAAAACAAATTCTTAGTCAAACTCTAAATGAGGAAAATCTTCAGTTGTATAATCTTCCAATGACAACTAATTTGATGCAAACTAGACTATGCCACAAAAAGGCCCTCATAGTTCTTTATAATGTCGATGAAGTGAAGCAGCTGTACAAATTGGCTTTGAAACGTGGATCTCTAGGTGCTGGAAGTAGAATCATCATAATTTCTAGGGATGAACATATCTTGAGAGAGTATCCAGTGGATGAAGTTTACAAAGTTCAACTCTTGAAAAGTCAAGATGCTCTTCAATTGTTTTGCAGAAAAGCTTTCAAATGTGATGATGTAATGAGTGATGAATACATTGACTTGGCGAATGAAGTCTTGGAATATGCTGGCCGCTTGCCATTAGCAATAAATGTGTTGGGTTCATTTTTGTTTGGCCGGAATGTTGATGAATGGAGAAGTGCATTGGCTAGACTGAGAGAATATCCAGAAAAAGATGTTATGGATGTTCTTCGAATAAGTTTTGATGCATTGAAGGATACCGAAAAGGAAATATTTTTAGATATTTCTtgtttctttaataaaaaaTCACGAGAATATGTGAAGGAAGTTCTAGATTTTCGTGGATTTTTTCCTGAAATTGGTATAAAAGTTCTCATTGATAAATCACTACTCGTAGTTGATGATCATGAGATTTTTAAAATGCATGACTTGTTGAAAGAGCTGGGCAAAAATATTGTTAGAGAAAAATTTCCAGAAGAGCCATGGAAGTGGAGTAGGCTGTGGGACTACAAGAATTTCCACAAGGTTATGTTAGAAAATAAG ACGACAGAGACTCTTCAAGCCATAGTTATTGAACAATCATGGAAACACAAGTTTCTAGATACAACCATGAAGGCGGATACTTTGTCAAAAATGAGCCACCTTAAGCTGCTGATTTTTAAGGATGAGAATGTGAACTTTTTAGGAAGTCTCAATCATCTTTCAAATGAATTAGGATAccttcatttgaaaaattatcCTTTCAAGTGTTTGCCACCAAGTTTTCAACCAGATAAACTTGTTGAATTGATCATGCCTCGTAGTAGCATCAAACAACTGTGGGAAGGCACAAAG CCTCTACACAGTTTAAAACGTATGAATCTCTCTGACTCCAGAAGTCTTATTAAGCTACCGGATTTTACGGAGGCCCCAAATCTTGAGTCCCTGAATCTTGAAGGATGCATAAAACTTGTGCGGATCAATGAGTCCATTGGCACCCTAAGAAAGCTTGTCGGTTTGAACTTGAAGGATTGTATAAATCTAGTCAGCATTCCCAGTAGCATTTTTCATCTCAGTTCTCTTGAAGGTCTATATCTTTCTGGCTGCTCAAAATTACTTAGGAATAATCTGTTAGAGAAACAGAGGGATGCAGAACACTtggaggagaaggttgaaataAATGAAGGTAGTATCCAAAGGAAGCCATCTTCATCCTTCTACAGATTTCTAAAGTTCCCCATCCATTCTCGGAGACATGAAGATTCAGTTCGTTCATTGCTGCCTTATTTGCCTCGTTTCCCATGTTTGAAATGGCTTGACCTAAGCTTCTGCAATCTTGTTCAGATCCCTGATGCTATTGGGTTGTTACACTCTTTAGAAGTCTTAATTTTGGATGGAAACCATTTTGTTACACTACCTTGTAGCATTAAACAACTTTCAAAACTTAGATGGTTGAACTTGGAGCATTGTAAGGAGTTGAGATATTTGCCTGAGCTCCCATCAAGAAGTCAGAGCGAGAGACAGGTCGATTGGGCAAGATTGTATATTTTCAACTGCCCCAAATTATGTCTGACAAAGAGCTTTTATAGAATCGTTTTTTCTTGGATGATCCAATCTGCTAAGGGTGAAATTGTTATTCCTGGAGGTGAAATTCCAAGGTGGTTCAGCGAGCAAAAT GAAAGATCTGATCACAGTTGA
- the LOC130740222 gene encoding disease resistance protein RUN1-like isoform X1, with product MEIQSSSSTPMIWKYDVFVSFRGEDTRNNFTDHLFGALYGKGFVTFKDDTMLRKGKNISTELIQAIEGSQILIVVFSKYYASSTWCLQELAKIADCIEGKRQTVLPVFCDVTPSEVRKQSGNYGEAFLKHEERFKEDLQMVQRWRKALAQVADLSGWDVTNKPQDAQIGEVIKQVTDTLSHKFSTIPDDVVGIQSPLKELEKLLVLDSNGDVRVLGICGMGGLGKSTLATFLYQRISNQFDATCFIDDISKLLREQSAMEAQKQILSQTLNEENLQLYNLPMTTNLMQTRLCHKKALIVLYNVDEVKQLYKLALKRGSLGAGSRIIIISRDEHILREYPVDEVYKVQLLKSQDALQLFCRKAFKCDDVMSDEYIDLANEVLEYAGRLPLAINVLGSFLFGRNVDEWRSALARLREYPEKDVMDVLRISFDALKDTEKEIFLDISCFFNKKSREYVKEVLDFRGFFPEIGIKVLIDKSLLVVDDHEIFKMHDLLKELGKNIVREKFPEEPWKWSRLWDYKNFHKVMLENKTTETLQAIVIEQSWKHKFLDTTMKADTLSKMSHLKLLIFKDENVNFLGSLNHLSNELGYLHLKNYPFKCLPPSFQPDKLVELIMPRSSIKQLWEGTKPLHSLKRMNLSDSRSLIKLPDFTEAPNLESLNLEGCIKLVRINESIGTLRKLVGLNLKDCINLVSIPSSIFHLSSLEGLYLSGCSKLLRNNLLEKQRDAEHLEEKVEINEGSIQRKPSSSFYRFLKFPIHSRRHEDSVRSLLPYLPRFPCLKWLDLSFCNLVQIPDAIGLLHSLEVLILDGNHFVTLPCSIKQLSKLRWLNLEHCKELRYLPELPSRSQSERQVDWARLYIFNCPKLCLTKSFYRIVFSWMIQSAKGEIVIPGGEIPRWFSEQNVGNSIRVDSSPAMRNQNWIGLACCFTFVTHKDPTNLNDPIYSLFYCLKHERDSYEIPILFRKDLITVEFDHMVLLYFPRERLINSNQLVEFVSIDTHPQELHVEVKKCGYKWVYEEDLDQLIHSMEHNGNSSVLEGNLLTNESPDELNHGKAA from the exons ATGGAAATCCAAAGCAGCTCTTCAACTCCGATGATATGGAAATATGATGTGTTTGTGAGCTTTAGAGGTGAAGACACAAGAAACAACTTCACTGATCATCTTTTTGGTGCTCTCTATGGAAAAGGCTTTGTTACTTTCAAAGATGACACCATGCTAAGAAAAGGTAAAAATATATCCACTGAGCTTATACAAGCAATTGAAGGATCACAAATTCTGATTGTGGTCTTCTCAAAATACTATGCTTCTTCCACATGGTGCTTGCAAGAACTGGCAAAAATTGCTGATTGCATTGAAGGAAAGAGGCAGACTGTTCTGCCTGTTTTCTGTGATGTGACTCCATCTGAGGTGCGGAAACAAAGCGGAAATTATGGAGAAGCTTTTCTGAAGCATGAAGAAAGATTCAAAGAAGATTTACAAATGGTTCAAAGATGGAGGAAAGCTCTAGCACAAGTGGCCGATCTCTCTGGATGGGATGTAACAAATAA GCCACAAGATGCACAGATTGGAGAAGTAATTAAACAAGTAACAGACACATTGAGTCACAAGTTTTCAACTATACCGGATGATGTAGTTGGGATACAGTCACCATTGAAAGAATTAGAAAAACTTCTGGTTTTGGACTCAAATGGTGATGTTCGAGTGCTAGGGATTTGTGGAATGGGTGGACTAGGAAAGTCGACTCTTGCTACTTTTTTGTATCAGAGAATCTCTAACCAATTTGATGCGACCtgttttattgatgatataaGTAAACTTCTTAGGGAGCAGAGTGCAATGGAGGCTCAAAAACAAATTCTTAGTCAAACTCTAAATGAGGAAAATCTTCAGTTGTATAATCTTCCAATGACAACTAATTTGATGCAAACTAGACTATGCCACAAAAAGGCCCTCATAGTTCTTTATAATGTCGATGAAGTGAAGCAGCTGTACAAATTGGCTTTGAAACGTGGATCTCTAGGTGCTGGAAGTAGAATCATCATAATTTCTAGGGATGAACATATCTTGAGAGAGTATCCAGTGGATGAAGTTTACAAAGTTCAACTCTTGAAAAGTCAAGATGCTCTTCAATTGTTTTGCAGAAAAGCTTTCAAATGTGATGATGTAATGAGTGATGAATACATTGACTTGGCGAATGAAGTCTTGGAATATGCTGGCCGCTTGCCATTAGCAATAAATGTGTTGGGTTCATTTTTGTTTGGCCGGAATGTTGATGAATGGAGAAGTGCATTGGCTAGACTGAGAGAATATCCAGAAAAAGATGTTATGGATGTTCTTCGAATAAGTTTTGATGCATTGAAGGATACCGAAAAGGAAATATTTTTAGATATTTCTtgtttctttaataaaaaaTCACGAGAATATGTGAAGGAAGTTCTAGATTTTCGTGGATTTTTTCCTGAAATTGGTATAAAAGTTCTCATTGATAAATCACTACTCGTAGTTGATGATCATGAGATTTTTAAAATGCATGACTTGTTGAAAGAGCTGGGCAAAAATATTGTTAGAGAAAAATTTCCAGAAGAGCCATGGAAGTGGAGTAGGCTGTGGGACTACAAGAATTTCCACAAGGTTATGTTAGAAAATAAG ACGACAGAGACTCTTCAAGCCATAGTTATTGAACAATCATGGAAACACAAGTTTCTAGATACAACCATGAAGGCGGATACTTTGTCAAAAATGAGCCACCTTAAGCTGCTGATTTTTAAGGATGAGAATGTGAACTTTTTAGGAAGTCTCAATCATCTTTCAAATGAATTAGGATAccttcatttgaaaaattatcCTTTCAAGTGTTTGCCACCAAGTTTTCAACCAGATAAACTTGTTGAATTGATCATGCCTCGTAGTAGCATCAAACAACTGTGGGAAGGCACAAAG CCTCTACACAGTTTAAAACGTATGAATCTCTCTGACTCCAGAAGTCTTATTAAGCTACCGGATTTTACGGAGGCCCCAAATCTTGAGTCCCTGAATCTTGAAGGATGCATAAAACTTGTGCGGATCAATGAGTCCATTGGCACCCTAAGAAAGCTTGTCGGTTTGAACTTGAAGGATTGTATAAATCTAGTCAGCATTCCCAGTAGCATTTTTCATCTCAGTTCTCTTGAAGGTCTATATCTTTCTGGCTGCTCAAAATTACTTAGGAATAATCTGTTAGAGAAACAGAGGGATGCAGAACACTtggaggagaaggttgaaataAATGAAGGTAGTATCCAAAGGAAGCCATCTTCATCCTTCTACAGATTTCTAAAGTTCCCCATCCATTCTCGGAGACATGAAGATTCAGTTCGTTCATTGCTGCCTTATTTGCCTCGTTTCCCATGTTTGAAATGGCTTGACCTAAGCTTCTGCAATCTTGTTCAGATCCCTGATGCTATTGGGTTGTTACACTCTTTAGAAGTCTTAATTTTGGATGGAAACCATTTTGTTACACTACCTTGTAGCATTAAACAACTTTCAAAACTTAGATGGTTGAACTTGGAGCATTGTAAGGAGTTGAGATATTTGCCTGAGCTCCCATCAAGAAGTCAGAGCGAGAGACAGGTCGATTGGGCAAGATTGTATATTTTCAACTGCCCCAAATTATGTCTGACAAAGAGCTTTTATAGAATCGTTTTTTCTTGGATGATCCAATCTGCTAAGGGTGAAATTGTTATTCCTGGAGGTGAAATTCCAAGGTGGTTCAGCGAGCAAAATGTGGGTAATTCAATACGGGTGGATTCATCTCCCGCTATGCGGAACCAAAATTGGATTGGTCTTGCTTGCTGTTTTACATTTGTCACGCATAAAGATCCAACTAATTTGAACGATCCAATTTATTCTCTGTTTTACTGTTTGAAACATGAGCGGGACAGTTATGAAATTCCGATACTTTTCAGGAAAGATCTGATCACAGTTGAATTTGATCACATGGTGCTACTCTATTTTCCTCGGGAACGATTAATCAATTCGAATCAATTAGTCGAATTTGTATCTATTGACACGCATCCCCAAGAATTGCATGTCGAGGTGAAAAAGTGTGGGTATAAGTGGGTATATGAGGAAGATTTGGATCAATTAATCCACAGTATGGAGCACAATGGGAATTCGTCTGTTCTAGAGGGCAATCTCTTAACAAACGAGTCACCAGATGAGCTAAATCATGGAAAAGCAGCTTAG